The Schizosaccharomyces pombe strain 972h- genome assembly, chromosome: I genome contains a region encoding:
- the fsh2 gene encoding serine hydrolase-like protein produces the protein MKSATKSKILCIHGYAESGELFSVKLRALRERMADSVDFYFPTGPIELDKAKDELNGSGFDALSTVFSSSPASHRRGWWRINEYADTKQLEPTKAFEYLASYIKEHGPFDGILGFSQGTNLAANLAALVTIPKYQEYFSQPPFRFALFFSGYFRPLLMDGAVHATKLDLPTLHLLGKYDTVLSTETSTTLVRACKDAQVLFHPAAHQIPAPHAYVEPAADFIDFFSREDWPIISKHISLIVPTKKVNTTSAQTSLNNVEHDLISKIMSRSFKGGINVVVSDLQMFNEYKRIFGPKVLSLVVTDGQEPDTYSENVHYTPNFKGALAYLEAYQNSIGRIYVIGDKKLLTLGMLCRCTKRIIAITDAEDKFISQSSAQQVSGSLPFLEHSKEWLKAKSSQIRQWTGQSRLKHMSQDNSGEPVTMKLQMWERL, from the coding sequence ATGAAGTCTGCTACAAAATCCAAGATTCTTTGTATTCACGGTTACGCCGAGTCTGGTGAACTTTTTTCTGTGAAGCTTCGTGCTCTTCGCGAGCGTATGGCTGATAGTGTAGACTTCTACTTCCCAACTGGTCCTATTGAATTAGATAAAGCTAAAGATGAATTGAACGGCTCTGGCTTTGACGCCCTTTCTACCGTTTTTTCTAGTAGTCCGGCATCTCATCGTCGCGGATGGTGGAGAATTAACGAATATGCTGATACCAAACAACTTGAGCCTACCAAAGCTTTTGAGTACTTGGCCAGTTACATTAAAGAGCACGGTCCCTTTGATGGCATTCTTGGCTTCTCTCAGGGTACGAATTTGGCTGCTAACTTGGCCGCTTTAGTTACTATACCCAAATACCAGGAATATTTCTCACAACCGCCTTTCCGGTTTGCATTGTTCTTTAGTGGATACTTCCGTCCTCTTCTCATGGATGGTGCTGTTCATGCTACCAAACTTGATCTTCCCACTCTTCACCTTTTGGGAAAGTACGACACAGTTTTATCTACTGAAACCTCTACCACGTTGGTTCGTGCATGTAAAGATGCACAGGTATTGTTTCATCCAGCAGCCCACCAAATTCCTGCTCCTCATGCCTATGTCGAGCCTGCTGCAGACTTTATTGACTTTTTCTCGAGAGAGGATTGGCCAATTATCTCCAAACATATTTCCCTCATCGTTCCCACCAAGAAGGTGAATACAACATCTGCTCAAACGTCTCTTAATAACGTAGAGCACGATCTTATCTCAAAAATCATGTCTCGCTCTTTCAAGGGAGGAATTAATGTTGTAGTCAGTGACTTGCAAATGTTCAATGAAtacaaaagaatatttgGGCCTAAGGTTTTGTCTTTGGTCGTTACTGATGGACAAGAACCCGATACCTATTCTGAAAACGTTCATTACACTCCTAATTTTAAAGGAGCTTTGGCATATTTAGAGGCATATCAAAATTCCATTGGACGTATTTACGTTATCggtgataaaaaattgctgaCCTTGGGAATGCTTTGTCGTTGCACCAAACGTATTATTGCAATTACTGATGCGGAGGACAAGTTCATTTCTCAATCATCGGCTCAACAAGTTAGTGGTTCTCTTCCTTTTCTAGAGCACAGCAAGGAGTGGTTGAAAGCCAAATCCTCCCAGATTCGCCAATGGACTGGTCAAAGTCGATTAAAGCATATGAGCCAAGATAACTCTGGCGAACCAGTAACCATGAAGCTTCAAATGTGGGAACGGTTGTAA
- the rps2201 gene encoding 40S ribosomal protein uS8 — MVRQSVLADCLNNIVNAERRGRRQVLIRPSSKVIVKFLTVMQKHGYIDEFTEIDDHRSGKIVIQLNGRINKCGVISPRFNVKLKDIEKWVNQLLPSRQVGVIVLTTSRGIMSHNEARAKDAGGKILGFFY, encoded by the coding sequence ATGGTTCGTCAATCTGTTCTCGCTGATTGTTTAAACAATATCGTCAACGCTGAGCGCCGTGGACGTCGCCAAGTGCTCATCCGTCCTTCCTCTAAGGTTATCGTCAAGTTTTTGACTGTCATGCAAAAGCATGGCTACATTGACGAATTCACGGAAATTGACGACCACCGTTCTGGCAAAATTGTTATCCAGTTGAATGGTCGTATTAACAAGTGCGGTGTTATCTCTCCCCGTTTCAACGTTAAGCTTAAGGATATTGAGAAGTGGGTCAACCAACTTTTGCCCTCTCGTCAAGTCGGTGTCATTGTTTTGACCACCTCTCGCGGTATCATGTCCCACAACGAAGCTCGTGCTAAGGACGCTGGTGGAAAGATTCTTGGTTTCTTCTATTAA
- the mug103 gene encoding protein mug103, producing MEQFEIIRESDADPYYFNKNLRLEECEIDGFTSIYKAPPPYSFVAGLSKNTSSNSFVIHKCLPPLQRNNTIRKRKRNPFLADRPYCINSEDMPLSDDRDMLKERHVKSRKLLLKEKGNRFYRRS from the coding sequence ATGGAGCAATTTGAGATAATCAGAGAATCGGATGCTGATCCTTACtactttaataaaaatcttCGACTAGAAGAATGCGAAATTGACGGGTTTACATCAATTTATAAAGCTCCACCTCCATATTCTTTTGTCGCTGGTCTAAGTAAAAATACTTCTTCTAACAGTTTTGTAATCCACAAATGTCTTCCACCTTTGCAAAGGAACAATAcaattagaaaaagaaagcgaAATCCTTTTCTAGCTGACAGACCTTATTGTATCAACAGTGAGGACATGCCTTTAAGTGATGACCGAGATATGTTAAAGGAACGACACGTCAAATCGcgaaaacttttattaaaggaaaaaggaaatcgTTTTTACCGTAGaagttga
- the crd1 gene encoding cardiolipin synthase/ hydrolase fusion protein Crd1, with the protein MLHTINYRSWHLAARQLGRSTFRKFTTESSTKSPIADVCFAFDSIDGVLIRGGRGLKEGTKTLKFLQKNNIPFILLTNGGGMHESVRAQRLSKTLSVSLTEDDFCQSHTPFRALADKYKHVLVLGGKDNSVRETAEKYGFKSVINELDVIAKLGTPFWPFTSFNEEDIKDAKDFDVTRPIEAVFTYVDPVRLGLDLQLVMELGQSKNGVLGTVSKTANEGPDIYFSNADLIWPNEYPLPRLGQGAFAICCESVFKELTGKDLRNTKYGKPHKLTYDYAKNILMKKHKTLGITNPPKEIFMVGDNPESDIRGANNYGWTSILVRTGIFQGDNSPKYSAKHVSDNVWEGVRWALSKHVPAAKLNKSMGEVRGFHTSSRVLNTVTKSNNSKPIQRPLRENIFTLPNLLTFSRLLSAPLIAYLYIYDYTKAAACFFLYAGFTDLVDGYIARKFDLGSIAGTVLDPLADKTLMTCLTICLAVRETMPLTLASLIIGRDVLLVSAVSYLRYKSLPAPKTFRRFFDFAIPTTELKPTRISKWNTALQLLLLGLLITEPILPFDASFAKSPLFYIVGCTTIASGASYCISRNTFRNIGKSKLQ; encoded by the exons ATGCTACATACTATCAATTATAGATCTTGGCATTTGGCTGCCAGGCAGTTAGGGCGTTCAACGTTTCGAAAGTTTACGACCGAATCGTCTACTAAAAGCCCTATTGCAGATGTTTGTTTCGCATTTGA CAGTATTGATGGAGTTTTAATTAGAGGAGGAAGAGGTTTGAAAGAAGGAACGAAGAC tttgaaatttttgcaaaaaaataatataccTTTTATTCTGTTAACGAATGGAGGTGGTATGCATGAGAGTGTTAGAGCTCAGCGTCTTTCCAAGACATTGAGCGTAAGTTTAACAGAGGATGATTTTTGTCAATCACATACCCCCTTTCGCGCTCTTGCGGATAAGTATAAGCACGTCTTGGTTCTTGGAGGAAAAGACAACAGCGTCCGTGAAACTGCTGAAAAGTATGGGTTTAAAAGTGTTATCAATGAACTCGATGTCATCGCAAAGTTAGGAACTCCATTTTGGCCTTTCACATCTTTTAACGAAGAAGATATTAAAGATGCAAAAGACTTTGACGTTACTAGACCCATTGAAGCAGTTTTCACTTATGTCGATCCTGTCCGACTTGGTTTGGATCTTCAATTGGTGATGGAATTGGGCCAGTCGAAGAATGGTGTTTTAGGAACAGTTTCGAAGACAGCAAATGAAGGTCCCgatatttacttttctaa TGCGGATTTAATTTGGCCTAATGAGTATCCTCTTCCCCGCTTAGGTCAAGGAGCTTTTGCAATTTGCTGTGAAAGTGTTTTTAAAGAACTTACTGGAAAGGACTTAAGAAATACGAAATATGGAAAACCTCATAAGCTGACTTATGATTATgctaaaaacattttaatgaagaagCATAAAACTTTAGGAATCACCAATCCTCCCAAGGAAATTTTCATGGTTGGTGATAACCCCGAAAGTGATATTCGTGGTGCGAATAATTACGGTTGGACTAGTATTTTAGTACGTACTGGTATCTTCCAAGGAGACAATAGCCCTAAATATTCTGCGAAGCACGTTTCTGATAATGTATGGGAAGGTGTGCGCTGGGCTCTATCCAAACACGTTCCTGCTGCCAAATTGAACAAGTCAATGGGCGAGGTTCGTGGATTTCACACCTCTTCTCGTGTTTTAAACACTGTgacaaaaagtaataacAGTAAGCCTATTCAAAGGCCTTTGCGTGAGAATATTTTTACCTTGCCAAACTTGCTGACATTCTCAAGGCTCCTTTCAGCTCCATTAATTGCTTATCTTTACATTTATGATTATACTAAAGCTGCtgcttgcttttttttatatgctGGATTTACGGATTTGGTTGATGGGTATATAGCTCGAAAGTTTGATTTAGGCAGCATTGCTGGGACAGTACTTGATCCGTTAGCCGATAAAACGTTAATGACTTGTTTGACAATATGTTTAGCGGTGCGTGAGACTATGCCAT TAACTCTTGCTAGCTTGATTATTGGAAGGGATGTGTTGCTCGTCTCGGCTGTCTCATATCTTCGTTATAAATCGTTGCCAGCACCTAAAACTTTTAGACGATTTTTCGATTTTGCGATACCAACTACTGAATTAAAACCTACCAGAATAAGCAAG TGGAATACAGCTTTACAACTGCTGTTACTCGGACTTTTGATTACAGAGCCCATACTTCCTTTTGATGCCTCTTTTGCCAAAAGCCCTTTATT TTACATTGTTGGATGTACTACAATTGCTAGTGGTGCTTCCTATTGCATTTCACGGAATACGTTTCGAAATATAGGCAAATCAAAGCTACaatga
- the sap114 gene encoding U2 snRNP-associated protein Sap114 gives MSSLMEFQDRNTTNNETEHQKSITDQSSSVPAGVILPPPAIREIIDKSASYVARNGPAFEEKIRQNEQANTKFAFLHANDPYHPYYQHKLTEAREGKLKSHATGLSTQKTSTLARPIQKPIEATIPAPSPYLFSEPLPSISSLDLDVLRLTARYAAVRGSSFLVSLSQKEWNNTQFDFLKPNNALYPYFMRIVQQYTSLIREPISSPEQELRENVRDPYSLLSKIQPRVRWQSHMESQKKKQKEEAEKEKLEYAQIDWNDFVVVEVIQFTKSDEHAKLAKPTNLADLQTATLEQKSAMFTMPDQNYTIEEAPPTAEPWEPISAPKKQEFGVSLPPSLASPEKGGISSTTSVSPAAQASPVLSTTTQPKVQKPVPKAFQPKVPMEISPFSGELVPATELEEHMRLKLLDPRWQEQRKVEESRKSTLNLENVNVAANMKRLVSQRTDLFDVQNGVEISQEEIERRKRAATQSAWGATPTNKRR, from the exons ATGAGTTCTTTAATGGAATTCCAAGACAGAAATACGACAAATAATGAAACAGAACACCAAAAAAGCATCACTGATCAAAGTTCATCGGTCCCTGCAGGGGTAATTTTACCTCCTCCAGCAATTCGAG AAATAATTGATAAATCTGCTAGTTACGTTGCCAGAAATGGCCCagcttttgaagaaaaaattcgCCAGAATGAACAGGCAAATACTAAGTTTGCTTTCTTGCATGCTAATGACCCCTACCACCCATATTATCAGCACAAATTAACTGAAGCGAGGGAGGGAAAATTGAAGAGTCATGCCACAGGCTTGTCAACCCAAAAAACATCCACTTTGGCTCGTCCCATTCAAAAACCTATAGAGGCAACTATTCCTGCTCCCTCACCGTACTTGTTTTCAGAACCACTTCCTTCTATTTCATCACTAGATTT AGACGTGCTCCGTTTAACTGCGCGATATGCGGCAGTTCGTGGTTCTTCTTTCTTAGTGAGTCTTTCTCAAAAAGAGTGGAATAACACtcaatttgattttttaaagccaAATAATGCATTGTACCCTTACTTTATGCGTATAGTTCAACAATATACTTCTCTAATTAGAGAGCCCATTTCTTCGCCAGAACAGGAGCTTCGTGAAAATGTGAGAGACCCTTATAGCTTACTTTCTAAAATTCAGCCGCGTGTAAGGTGGCAATCGCATATGGAGagccaaaagaaaaaacaaaaggaagaagCCGAAAAAGAGAAGT TGGAATATGCACAAATTGATTGGAACGATTTTGTCGTTGTTGAAGTGATTCAATTCACAAAGTCCGATGAACATGCAAAATTAGCTAAACCTACGAATTTAGCGGATTTACAAACTGCTACTTTAGAACAAAAGTCTGCCATGTTTACCATGCCTGACCAAAATTACACTATTGAGGAAGCTCCTCCTACAGCGGAGCCTTGGGAGCCCATAAGTGCGCCTAAAAAACAAGAATTTGGTGTTTCTCTTCCTCCATCACTTGCTTCTCCAGAAAAAGGAGGTATTTCTTCAACTACTTCAGTTTCTCCTGCCGCACAAGCTTCTCCCGTTTTGTCTACCACTACTCAGCCGAAGGTACAAAAGCCAGTACCAAAGG CTTTCCAGCCCAAAGTTCCGATGGAGATATCGCCTTTCTCAGGTGAATTGGTTCCCGCTACAGAACTAGAAGAGCATATGCGTCTAAAATTACTTGACCCTCGCTGGCAGGAACAGCGCAAAGTTGAAGAATCTAGGAAATCAACTTTAAATTTAGAGAACGTGAACGTTGCTGCAAATATGAAAAGATTGGTTAGTCAACGGACTGATTTGTTTGACGTCCAAAACGGGGTAGAAATCTCTCAAGAGGAAATCGAACGAAGAAAACGTGCTGCTACTCAGAGCGCTTGGGGAGCAACTCCCACAAATAAACGCCGGTAG
- the crd1 gene encoding mitochondrial hydrolase, N-terminal portion of Crd1 fusion protein, with amino-acid sequence MLHTINYRSWHLAARQLGRSTFRKFTTESSTKSPIADVCFAFDSIDGVLIRGGRGLKEGTKTLKFLQKNNIPFILLTNGGGMHESVRAQRLSKTLSVSLTEDDFCQSHTPFRALADKYKHVLVLGGKDNSVRETAEKYGFKSVINELDVIAKLGTPFWPFTSFNEEDIKDAKDFDVTRPIEAVFTYVDPVRLGLDLQLVMELGQSKNGVLGTVSKTANEGPDIYFSNADLIWPNEYPLPRLGQGAFAICCESVFKELTGKDLRNTKYGKPHKLTYDYAKNILMKKHKTLGITNPPKEIFMVGDNPESDIRGANNYGWTSILVRTGIFQGDNSPKYSAKHVSDNVWEGVRWALSKHVPAAKLNKSMGEVRGFHTSSRVLNTVTKSSFQLH; translated from the exons ATGCTACATACTATCAATTATAGATCTTGGCATTTGGCTGCCAGGCAGTTAGGGCGTTCAACGTTTCGAAAGTTTACGACCGAATCGTCTACTAAAAGCCCTATTGCAGATGTTTGTTTCGCATTTGA CAGTATTGATGGAGTTTTAATTAGAGGAGGAAGAGGTTTGAAAGAAGGAACGAAGAC tttgaaatttttgcaaaaaaataatataccTTTTATTCTGTTAACGAATGGAGGTGGTATGCATGAGAGTGTTAGAGCTCAGCGTCTTTCCAAGACATTGAGCGTAAGTTTAACAGAGGATGATTTTTGTCAATCACATACCCCCTTTCGCGCTCTTGCGGATAAGTATAAGCACGTCTTGGTTCTTGGAGGAAAAGACAACAGCGTCCGTGAAACTGCTGAAAAGTATGGGTTTAAAAGTGTTATCAATGAACTCGATGTCATCGCAAAGTTAGGAACTCCATTTTGGCCTTTCACATCTTTTAACGAAGAAGATATTAAAGATGCAAAAGACTTTGACGTTACTAGACCCATTGAAGCAGTTTTCACTTATGTCGATCCTGTCCGACTTGGTTTGGATCTTCAATTGGTGATGGAATTGGGCCAGTCGAAGAATGGTGTTTTAGGAACAGTTTCGAAGACAGCAAATGAAGGTCCCgatatttacttttctaa TGCGGATTTAATTTGGCCTAATGAGTATCCTCTTCCCCGCTTAGGTCAAGGAGCTTTTGCAATTTGCTGTGAAAGTGTTTTTAAAGAACTTACTGGAAAGGACTTAAGAAATACGAAATATGGAAAACCTCATAAGCTGACTTATGATTATgctaaaaacattttaatgaagaagCATAAAACTTTAGGAATCACCAATCCTCCCAAGGAAATTTTCATGGTTGGTGATAACCCCGAAAGTGATATTCGTGGTGCGAATAATTACGGTTGGACTAGTATTTTAGTACGTACTGGTATCTTCCAAGGAGACAATAGCCCTAAATATTCTGCGAAGCACGTTTCTGATAATGTATGGGAAGGTGTGCGCTGGGCTCTATCCAAACACGTTCCTGCTGCCAAATTGAACAAGTCAATGGGCGAGGTTCGTGGATTTCACACCTCTTCTCGTGTTTTAAACACTGTgacaaaaa GCTCCTTTCAGCTCCATTAA
- the ogm1 gene encoding ER membrane protein O-mannosyltransferase Ogm1, with the protein MDKQSTFQDPKEKHRIQRDVKLSRPRKRFSFLDYVVVIFLTVVAFCVRAQRLMNPAKVVFEELRYYNYAVDYVNNKLLMDVYPPLGKLLFSLVAALTGNKYELNTLDEPGQQYPFTDVAYSMRLFTCLLGSLLVPLMYGTVYFPTKSKTAASLAALFVIFDNGLITMSRYIMIEIPALYFMSLTAFYWSVYEAQQKRPFSLRWHTSLLSTGVALGLALSTKLSAMFTFGWLLILAAFHLWNLLGDLSVPMYRIVKHLFSYIFYLIGVPITVYLAVFAVHSHIAYKASVADAFLPPEHRHALAGNRFDDQFADVAYGSLVTIRNAIPEHGYLHSSELLYPEGTEQQIISLVDEPNQNALWIIEHEHSQDNNRSNIELLKDGSVVRLRHVMTGRALHSHEHKPIVSNNDWQLEASAYGGFGFEGDANDLFRIQILEKKSKHATSNGTVETLNTKFRLIHVFANCELMSSHRRFPDWGDYQREVTCCRNCVERSTTWFIESNYHDGLPSDSRKITYRKPGFLESFVEHNKLMWLKDRKMGDGHVYESSALTWPLLLGPLRFFYEQHLQVFFMGNPFVWYSVISLVAFFVIVQIFCLARWNLGYNDFGPSAFHYNYNIGKFVVAWLLHWAPYILETDRVFLYHYLPALYFGIAALGVSWSFLGNAVFGNRTAYKALSVIIMALMFLVYRLYSPFTYMTTLTKSSCRALELKGSWNFHCNTYLDNLSDYKFSSDAGETYFEKAAPHPFVYSEDTAKKSEGDTPLNKNLNDYYPSWDQRVEAGYKLAAQQKAEQEAREAAEKAASEAAERSSSEAAASSSSESVAAASVEAERLAMEADEFNGASETVDGASVEAERSAMEAAALNNAAESTEVVGSSPESVASEQEENVAESAQARVE; encoded by the coding sequence ATGGATAAACAATCCACTTTTCAGGATCCCAAGGAGAAGCATAGAATCCAACGTGATGTAAAGCTTTCTCGCCCTCGTAAGcgattttcatttttggatTATGTTGTAGTTATTTTCTTAACCGTTGTGGCTTTTTGTGTTCGTGCTCAACGACTGATGAACCCGGCAAAGGTCGTTTTCGAGGAGTTAAGATATTACAATTATGCCGTTGACTATGTGAACAATAAACTGCTGATGGATGTCTACCCTCCTTTAGGTAAACTTCTCTTCAGTTTGGTTGCTGCTCTAACTGGGAACAAATATGAACTGAACACATTGGATGAGCCTGGTCAGCAATATCCTTTTACAGATGTTGCTTACTCTATGCGTCTATTCACATGTTTACTTGGATCTCTCCTTGTACCCTTAATGTACGGAACAGTTTATTTTCCAACAAAGTCTAAAACAGCGGCTTCGCTTGCCGCATTATTTGTTATCTTTGATAATGGTTTGATCACGATGAGTAGATACATTATGATTGAAATTCCTGCATTGTATTTCATGTCTTTGACTGCGTTTTACTGGTCTGTTTATGAGGCACAGCAAAAACGCCCTTTTAGTCTTAGATGGCACACTAGTTTACTCTCCACGGGAGTTGCTCTTGGTCTTGCTTTAAGTACAAAACTCTCTGCCATGTTTACGTTTGGTTGGTTGTTGATACTTGCAGCCTTTCACCTTTGGAATTTGCTTGGTGATCTTAGCGTTCCCATGTATCGTATTGTGAAACACTTGTTCTCgtatattttctatttaattGGTGTTCCTATTACGGTTTATCTTGCTGTATTTGCTGTCCATTCACATATTGCCTATAAAGCCAGCGTTGCTGATGCTTTCTTACCACCCGAGCACAGACATGCTTTGGCTGGCAATAGATTTGATGACCAATTTGCTGACGTGGCTTACGGATCTTTGGTTACAATAAGAAATGCCATCCCTGAGCACGGGTATTTGCATTCTAGTGAACTCCTTTATCCAGAAGGTACGGAGCAACAAATTATATCCCTGGTGGATGAACCAAATCAAAATGCTTTATGGATCATTGAACATGAACATTCTCAGGACAATAACCGTTCTAACATTGAACTTTTAAAAGACGGAAGTGTTGTACGCTTGCGTCATGTTATGACTGGAAGGGCTTTACACTCTCATGAACACAAGCCCATAGTTAGCAACAACGATTGGCAACTTGAGGCCTCCGCCTATGGTGGATTCGGATTTGAAGGGGACGCAAATGATTTGTTCCGTATTCAGATTCTTGAGAAGAAGTCTAAACATGCCACTAGCAATGGAACGGTTGAGACATTGAACACAAAGTTTAGATTAATCCATGTTTTCGCTAACTGTGAATTAATGTCCTCTCATCGTCGCTTTCCAGACTGGGGAGATTATCAACGTGAGGTTACATGTTGTCGCAACTGCGTCGAGCGCAGTACCACGTGGTTTATCGAAAGCAATTATCATGATGGGCTTCCCAGTGATTCtagaaaaattacttaTCGTAAGCCCGGTTTTTTGGAAAGCTTTGTTGAGCATAACAAGCTTATGTGGTTGAAGGACCGAAAAATGGGTGACGGACATGTTTATGAAAGCAGCGCTTTAACTTGGCCACTTTTGCTTGGTCCTCTTCGCTTTTTCTACGAGCAGCATCTTCAAGTCTTTTTTATGGGTAACCCATTTGTTTGGTATTCGGTAATTTCTTTAGTTGCATTCTTTGTCATcgttcaaattttttgtttagcACGTTGGAATTTGGGCTATAACGATTTTGGGCCTTCTGCTTTTCATTATAATTACAACATTGGGAAATTTGTTGTAGCATGGTTACTGCATTGGGCTCCTTACATTTTGGAAACTGATCGTGTTTTCCTTTACCATTATCTTCCTGCTTTGTATTTTGGAATAGCTGCTCTAGGTGTATCTTGGTCTTTCCTTGGTAATGCAGTATTTGGAAATCGCACTGCTTACAAAGCATTGAGTGTGATAATCATGGCATTGATGTTCTTGGTTTACCGTCTTTACAGCCCATTTACGTATATGACAACGTTGACAAAATCATCTTGTCGTGCTTTAGAATTAAAGGGATCTTGGAACTTCCATTGCAATACTTATCTTGACAATTTATCCGATTACAAGTTTTCCTCTGACGCGGGTGAAACATATTTCGAAAAAGCTGCACCTCACCCATTTGTTTACTCCGAAGACACCGCAAAAAAGTCGGAAGGTGATACTCCtcttaacaaaaatttgaatgacTATTATCCCTCTTGGGACCAACGGGTAGAGGCTGGATATAAATTGGCTGCCCAGCAAAAAGCGGAACAAGAGGCACGCGAAGCTGCTGAGAAAGCCGCTTCTGAGGCAGCCGAACGCTCATCATCGGAAGCTGCTGCCTCAAGCAGTTCTGAAAGTGTTGCAGCTGCTTCAGTGGAAGCTGAACGCTTGGCAATGGAAGCTGATGAATTCAACGGCGCATCCGAAACTGTTGATGGTGCATCGGTAGAAGCTGAACGTTCGGCAATGGAAGCTGCTGCATTGAATAATGCCGCTGAATCTACTGAAGTAGTAGGTTCTTCACCGGAATCTGTTGCTAGTGAGCAAGAGGAAAACGTTGCCGAATCTGCTCAAGCTCGTGTGGAGTAA
- the rpc11 gene encoding DNA-directed RNA polymerase III complex subunit Rpc11 has translation MQFCPTCGNHLIVAVDEEGRNAFDCRTCPYHFPISTFLYSRHEFAQKEVDDVLGGEEAFESNQQTEVTCENTKCDNNRAYFFQLQIRSADEPMSTFYRCTKCKFQWREN, from the coding sequence ATGCAGTTTTGTCCTACTTGTGGAAATCACTTAATTGTCGCGGTTGACGAGGAAGGAAGGAATGCGTTCGACTGTAGAACATGTCCTTAtcattttccaatttcTACTTTTCTCTACAGTCGTCACGAATTTGCCCAAAAGGAAGTTGACGATGTATTAGGTGGAGAAGAAGCTTTTGAATCTAATCAGCAAACCGAAGTCACTTGTGAAAACACAAAATGTGACAATAATCGTGCTTACTTCTTCCAACTTCAAATTCGTAGTGCAGATGAACCTATGAGTACCTTTTATCGTTGTACCAAATGCAAATTTCAATGGCGTGAGAATTAG
- the csn4 gene encoding COP9/signalosome complex subunit Csn4, whose amino-acid sequence MEEVVHYFLEGNMPVAQFREALALHYTNEKELFEQAKRCLNICCGSNNFAKRNDVLFSLLDVAVSISSLELRKELISELYVPVQSLEEAPSEYLVSCCLQLATIYEAEQNFELLCSSLEAVEKHGHFENDLEQLLLLRIRLGDAYLKLGKAEKAILTVRTSIPLAFKVSNDQLLMELQLCNARALDETGQFLEAAKCYYRVLQYKVPGNELIYRENLCSVAQCLLLAIPSPIVLQFLQEISLQPSVREIPFYSLVEKYLKRKFIGKEDGAFLLPFLLPHQVIHMNRLIEDGRHFLETNILFLSEFFEVSSTSILAKHFKLSEEQVDTVVADMVIQERLNASIDQCEGYITFLPEYGKANNLPNYVNKIATVLQHYGS is encoded by the coding sequence ATGGAAGAAGTAGTTCATTATTTCCTGGAAGGGAATATGCCGGTGGCACAGTTTCGAGAAGCATTAGCTTTGCATTatacaaatgaaaaagagcTATTTGAGCAAGCGAAGAGatgtttaaatatttgttgCGGCAGCAACAACTTTGCAAAACGGAACGAcgttttgttttctttacttGATGTTGCAGTTAGCATTTCGTCTCTTGAGTTACGGAAAGAGTTAATATCTGAATTATATGTTCCAGTACAGTCGTTAGAGGAGGCACCTTCAGAATATTTGGTTTCCTGTTGTTTACAATTAGCCACTATTTATGAAGCTGAGCAAAATTTTGAGCTTTTATGTTCTTCATTGGAAGCTGTCGAAAAACATGgtcattttgaaaacgaCCTAGAGCAACTCTTGTTATTAAGAATTCGTTTAGGAGATGCTTATTTAAAGTTAGGAAAAGCtgaaaaagcaattttaaCCGTAAGGACAAGTATACCATTGGCATTTAAAGTTAGTAATGATCAATTGCTAATGGAACTTCAACTTTGCAATGCTCGCGCTCTCGATGAAACAGGACAATTCCTAGAAGCTGCGAAATGTTACTATCGGGTACTTCAATATAAAGTACCTGGAAATGAACTAATTTATAGAGAGAACTTGTGTTCAGTAGCTCAATGTTTACTTCTAGCGATTCCTTCTCCTATTGTTTTGCAGTTCCTCCAAGAAATCTCTCTCCAACCATCCGTCCGAGAAATCCCGTTTTATTCTCTAGTCGAAAAGTACcttaaaagaaagtttaTCGGAAAAGAGGACGGAGCCTTTCTGTTGCCTTTTCTACTTCCTCACCAAGTAATTCATATGAATAGATTGATAGAGGATGGTCgacattttttggaaacgaatatcctttttctttcagagttttttgaagtttcttCTACATCTATACTTGCAAAACACTTTAAACTTTCTGAGGAACAGGTTGATACAGTTGTTGCTGATATGGTGATACAAGAACGATTGAATGCTTCAATCGATCAATGTGAAGGAtacattacttttttgCCAGAGTATGGAAAAGCAAACAATCTTCCTAATtatgttaataaaattgcAACCGTTCTTCAACATTACGGTTCTTAG